The Manihot esculenta cultivar AM560-2 chromosome 11, M.esculenta_v8, whole genome shotgun sequence genome includes a region encoding these proteins:
- the LOC110626858 gene encoding uncharacterized protein LOC110626858 isoform X6: MIEKMKLLQQKYPELCVLGFHSGNSIGNAAVQTCFIELIMQEYITFPILLSNKNFLELESGACYILFRDMMTPFIYHEKDLDLGMLNRDIEELHMQQNGNVVNKNSSSHNLKNTWVKQAEVIKEPDLSSPLQNMLLYFPGCISADESSDRIFLSDSNHHRIIIMDGNGKIMDCIGSSPGFEDGAFESAKLLRPSGSFYHDAEDCLYIVDSENQAIRRADMKRRVLDTLYPICSVNKSSSIWTWIANKIGFATEIDSKSKEFNSQLLAFPWHLLKSVDDSFLIINRRFETLWIMDLTSGEIKECIEGFPNIFETYGQLIMDKISLLKQMPSDWLQSHINANSSPKGLPFASLISAVTTFQNFLVVSDTVAQGVMKLDTESGGSSNFQFSNFGILGFPYWPSFYLERVYPNAPPCGGWTDHLQSFSSLPGRIEIRLNVDIPMDVELVEPLQEGCIWRQARGAATEVLGRECTVGSSEKVGVAQQWYDDLDNLAFSTPESESEITSEDSYTSDVKSEDGRMHIDCAVNTSPGTSEVIIYAALYLRLKRDPDLKEDSRENDAARIADILDPGRRRGIRRDACIQLLKTNANLRDLIFMRPLHVRIKLDCADHPKADNGKDIILTNSNMEVNVTLDT, from the exons TTGGAAAGTGGAGCTTGCTACATTTTATTCAGAGATATGATGACTCCTTTTATTTATCATGAGAAGGATTTGGATCTTGGAATGCTTAACAGAG ACATTGAGGAGTTACATATGCAACAGAATGGGAATGTTGTTAATAAGAATTCAAGTTCTCACAACTTGAAGAACACTTGGGTGAAACAAGCTGAAGTCATTAAGGAACCAGACCTTTCCTCTCCTCTGCAAAACATGCTCCTCTACTTCCCAG GCTGCATTTCTGCAGATGAAAGTAGTGATCGCATATTCCTTTCTGACAGCAATCATCATCGGATTATCATAATGGATGGAAATGGGAAGATTATGGACTGT ATTGGTTCATCCCCAGGTTTTGAGGATGGAGCATTTGAGTCTGCCAAGCTACTGCGACCTTCTGGTTCCTTTTATCATGATGCTGAGGATTGCCTATATATTGTAGATTCGGAG AACCAAGCCATCCGGAGAGCTGATATGAAGAGGCGAGTTTTAGATACTCTTTATCCCATTTGTAGCGTCAATAAAAGTAGCAGCATATGGACCTGGATTGCAAATAAAATTGGTTTTGCAACGGAGATTGATTCGAAGTCCAAAGAATTTAATTCCCAACTGCTGGCTTTCCCTTGGCATCTTTTGAAGTCAGTGGATGATAGTTTCTTAATCATCAATCGCAG GTTTGAAACCCTATGGATCATGGATTTGACTTCGGGAGAAATAAAAGAATGTATTGAag GATTTCCCAATATCTTCGAGACGTATGGACAGTTGATCATGGATAAAATATCCCTCTTGAAACAGATGCCAAGTGATTGGTTGCAAAGTCATATTAATGCCAATTCCTCTCCAAAGGGACTTCCATTTGCTAGTCTAATATCAGCTGTAACAACCTTCCAAAATTTCTTAGTTGTGTCTGACACAG TTGCACAGGGGGTGATGAAATTAGACACAGAATCAGGAGGCTCCTCGAACTTCCAGTTTTCAAATTTTGGGATCCTTGGATTTCCATATTGGCCATCCTTTTATTTGGAAAGAGTTTATCCTAA TGCTCCACCATGCGGAGGATGGACTGATCATCTTCAATCTTTCAGCTCGTTGCCAG GTAGGATTGAGATACGGTTGAATGTAGATATCCCTATGGATGTAGAGCTAGTTGAACCATTACAAGAAGGATGCATATGGCGTCAGGCAAGAGGGGCTGCTACTGAAGTTTTAGGAAGAGAGTGTACAGTGGGATCCTCAGAGAag GTTGGAGTTGCCCAACAATGGTATGATGATTTGGATAATCTGGCATTTTCAACTCCTGAATCTGAGTCTGAGATTACTAGTGAAGACAGTTATACATCAGATGTCAAGTCTGAAGATGGAAGGATGCACATTGATTGTGCCGTCAATACAAGTCCTGGAACGAGTGAG GTTATTATATATGCGGCATTGTATCTGAGACTTAAAAGAGATCCTGATTTAAAAGAAGACAGTAGGGAGAATGATGCAGCAAGAATAGCTGATATTTTAGATCCAGGGAGAAGAAGAGGAATCAGAAGAGATGCATGCATTCAACTGTTAAAAACGAATGCCAATTTGAGGGACCTCATTTTTATGAGACCTTTGCACGTGAGGATCAAATTGGATTGTGCTGATCACCCAAAAGCAGATAATGGAAAAGATATCATCCTGACCAATTCCAACATGGAAGTCAATGTGACACTTGACACATAA